AGACGTGCCAGCGGAACCGAAAAACCGAATCACTTCGCCGCCCGACCATCTAGGCGAAGCGACGCCGGCCGATGAAACATCCTCGGTCGCTGCTGAATCCATTGCCTCCGAAATCGAACCAGACAACACGGCGGCTGAATTCTCGTTCGAATCCACCTACGCCATCGCGTCGTTCACCACGGATCTGTACGCATCGGCAGGCCAAATCGAACGCAACTTCGTCCGCGAACTGGAACCGACGGAATCCGCGTCGCAGTCGGTCGAACCGCTCACGCAGCGCGCCCCGACGGAGGACAAGCAACCGGAATCGCTGGACGTCCAACCGTTGCTGAAAATTCCCAGCGATGTTCACGCCATCGACGATGAGGAATCCGAACAGGCACCGGCCGAGACAAGCGTGGTCCAATCCGAACCAACCGTCGAACCGGAGCCTACGGTCAAATTGGAGGCTACGGCCGAACCGGAAGCAGTTGCCGAAACACTAAGCGAAGCCTCGGCAGCAGAACCGGCGTCCGAACCAGCCGATACACCGGAGCCCTCGGTATCGGCAGACACATCGGCGTCTTCGCTGAACCGTTCGGCATTCCGACCGTCGTGGGAAATCGATTGCCTGGATATTCCCGAAACGGTGGAGCGTTTGTTCTTCGAAGACGCCACATTGGAAACCGTCGGTCGCCATTTGGCCCAAGCGGTTGATTCGGGCCTACGTTCGGCTTTGGTCACCAGCGTTCAGTCGGGCGAAGGCCGCAGTACGGTCGCCACAGGAATCGCATTGGCCGCATCCGCATCAGGTCTGAAAGT
The Crateriforma spongiae DNA segment above includes these coding regions:
- a CDS encoding division plane positioning ATPase MipZ, which codes for MSNIDQAFVKAFARRQTAEVNQAENPVEVPTLKRSSDRSIRVNRSVADQTSMWIDASEDRIVHAERAHQETVPPPHCRSIGEPPAATPVDVPAEPKNRITSPPDHLGEATPADETSSVAAESIASEIEPDNTAAEFSFESTYAIASFTTDLYASAGQIERNFVRELEPTESASQSVEPLTQRAPTEDKQPESLDVQPLLKIPSDVHAIDDEESEQAPAETSVVQSEPTVEPEPTVKLEATAEPEAVAETLSEASAAEPASEPADTPEPSVSADTSASSLNRSAFRPSWEIDCLDIPETVERLFFEDATLETVGRHLAQAVDSGLRSALVTSVQSGEGRSTVATGIALAASASGLKVALVDADLRHPTLADDLRLDLDLGWLEAGQNGIAVDEVAVFSGEEQITFLPLFVDESDDDATEHLESIVAELKQHFDLVILDGASAGYGVGQETEAIDSAFIVRDMRSTSVDELNELARRLMRSGIRGVGVIENFVEG